A stretch of Aedes aegypti strain LVP_AGWG chromosome 2, AaegL5.0 Primary Assembly, whole genome shotgun sequence DNA encodes these proteins:
- the LOC5570504 gene encoding AP-3 complex subunit sigma-2, whose product MIKAILVFNNHGKPRLSKFYQYFNEDMQQQIIKETFQLVSKRDDNVCNFLEGGSLIGGSDYKLIYRHYATLYFVFCVDSSESELGILDLIQVFVETLDKCFENVCELDLIFHADAVHHILSELVMGGMVLQTNMADILARIEDQNKLQKQEAGLSAAPARAVSAVKSMNLPQQIKDIKLPDLPQAIKDLKF is encoded by the exons ATGATCAAGGCGATACTGGTGTTCAACAATCATGGCAAACCGAGGCTATCCaagttttatcaatatttt AATGAAGACATGCAACAGCAGATAATCAAGGAAACGTTCCAGTTGGTATCCAAACGGGATGATAATGTGTGCAATTTCCTCGAAGGTGGAAG ccTAATCGGAGGTTCAGATTACAAGCTCATCTACCGACACTACGCCACACTATATTTTGTGTTCTGTGTGGATTCATCCGAAAGTGAGCTCGGTATTTTGGACCTGATCCAGGTGTTCGTCGAAACGCTGGACAAATGTTTCGAAAACGTGTGCGAGCTGGATCTAATCTTCCACGCGGATGCCGTCCATCACATCCTCTCGGAGCTGGTGATGGGAGGTATGGTCCTGCAGACGAACATGGCCGACATTCTGGCCCGGATCGAGGACCAGAACAAACTGCAGAAACAGGAAGCGGGACTTTCGGCCGCTCCGGCGCGGGCCGTCAGTGCTGTCAAGAGTATGAATCTCCCGCAACAGATAAAGGACATTAAATTACCTGATCTTCCCCAAGCTATTAAG GATCTTAAATTCTGA